The sequence tcgcccactcaacGAGTCAGTCTTACAGGGGCCGTGTCATACAATAATACGACAggtgcccgacaatcacaaaaaaacgtgggttttttaacgacaccactagatcacattgattgatcggctattgaatgtcaaacattttataattttatcatagtgttagagaggaaacccgctacatttttccattagtagcaagggactgacaggatagcacataccacaacctttgatataccagtcgtggtgcactgggtggaacgggAATATcgcaatgggccaaccgacgatgatcgatcccagactgaccgcatatcaagcgagcgctttaccactgggctgcagaTAATCACCAAAGCGACGGTGTCCTCCCATAAGACAGACGTCCCATAACGCAGACgcgttaaaacaacacaagaccCATTACTAATTACCTGCCGTTTACcttgaataatacatgtagtaaataatggaatagtcggatacaattaaatacaaaacacataacaaaattatataaaattagatttatttatacacatacatatacccgggatacacattttaacatgtctCACGATTCAATTTTCTGTCTGTTCCACAATTTATACTAATTTTAACAGATGTCCAACGGCATCCAAGAACTGAATGGGCGTTTTCTGTTCAAGGGTTAGTTGCGCCTTCAATCTCACGATTCTATTTCATTCTGCTTATAAACTCTTTCTTTCTTGGTGGTGGGGGCAGCTCCAAAGTTTATCTGTCTCAATTTAGCATGTTCGGAGGTCTCTATTCCTTTGATTAATTCTACAAATCGGTATATGTTTGGATGATGAACTTGGATTGAACGATTCATTCTGGAATGAAATCCCTTCAgaattattatttgttcttgGGCCAGTGGTCAGATGATGGTTCCATACAATCAAAGGGAATCTGGAGTCATCGTCTACCCatgttaaaacaacataatCATTAAATGCCTCCGCCTGTGGAACATCAGGTCCGTCATTCATGGCTTCTAACCATGCATCCTGTACTTGTGCAATGGGCAAAAGTGGTAGTCCAGCAGCCCTCCGAATCCATGTCTGTACAGCTGGATCTTCTTTGTACAAAACAGCAAGACCCAGTTCTTGAGTTTTCCTCCAAATGGCCTGTGTAAAGTGAAAAAAGCACCCTTTTACTTCAGCTTGCGGAAACTCCGTCTCATCTGCCTGGATTGCAGCCATCTCAAAATCAGTCTGAACTTTACTTGGAGCAAGGGATTGGtttaataattgttgaacttcaTTTTTCAACAAACTGAACAGAATAATGTATGTTATCCTCTGTTTATCGGGAAGAAGAGCAAACACAAGGGGATACATAGTGGTTCCGTCCATAGCATGGATGATGTATAATTGGTTCCACAATGCTGGACAAGAAGAGAAAGTTCCGTCCATAAAAATGGATTCTGCAGCCTGTAGAGCTACGATTTGCTCATCTGTAGAGAACACAAGCATGTTATCTTCATTTCCATCGCTaaataacaggtagcgtcttcCGTCATTTGTCTGTGTCCATGGTTCTTCTAGGATGACATCGGCTCTAGTCTGTGGTAGGGCAGGTATCAGAACTCGTCTCTGTCTGTACAGTGCACTGCTCATACTGGGAAAGGAAGGCAAATGAGGAACAGTTTCTAATGCTTGCTTTGCAACCTCATCATTGTATATTTGCTGCATAGGTGTTGTTTCTTCTCTTGCTCGCTTCCGTAGTATGCTGATAAACCGAGCAACATTCGGATCACTTGGAAGATGGTTGTGTTCCGATGTGTTCCGTACAAATTCGCCGACAGTGGTGCATTTCCCGGTACACGTTTTTGTCACGCATCTCCAGTGAACACTTTCCCCTCTGGTGCGATTCTTTGCAAATAAAAATCCATCCAATATTACTTGTGGTGAACCTTTTTGTGATTTAACAAATTCTATCCTTCTAAGACCAGCCATGACTAAAAAATTGAATGACTGGGAAACTGGGAActgggaaactctttttacgtgcccctatccacagaggttcaggcacgcccaccacggatttagcctctgacttcgccagtgactaactccggagcaggagggggggggtggggtaagTTTTGAGgggggcggaatttggaataaagccatttagtaaggtcgacgcgagcgcggaccaaatagcagacacttcgtaaaacttgaagtacaccgagtgggagccatgctctgattggctgaatttcgattcctcggtgaagcctgtattttacctaagtctacaaagagtaactgcatccaaaacatgtccggactctaaaatttaaccaaaaatagttaagacttgctcagccaaaaggtttttttttaaggtgattttgagcaatttgatcgggcgccaaaataaaatgcgttagactacttataaaaaaataaacataagaattttgaactgcttccaaaacgtttttgttaaagtctaactagcccaaaaaagaggttggtactcacggaggtaaagGTTGTTATCTAGGGGGTTCCGATGTAGTCTTGGATGTCAAGGTGCGGGAGGAGCTGCCGGTAATCGGAGTCTGCTAGCGACCTGGTGATTGGACGGTAGTGTGGACCCGCGATGGTTTTCAGGACACGATGtaatgtcgggttgtccatctcctgTAGTAGCAGACCTTGATTGAATTTCCCATTCCGGCGGATGGTTACGCACACTGCGTTCTGTCCCTCCCGCATCTTGAGCCGGTGCACCGCGAATTCCCCCTCGTTAAGTCCGTCGGGTAGTGGTTGATAAGCCTGCTCCTTAGGGCGGCTAATCAAATGGCGTACATCGGAGAGGTTCGTCTTCACCAGCTGCTGGTAACGCTGTTGGAGacggccggcctgcagtgaccaccaTCCCTCTGGTTCTGTCCTCGGCTGCGGCGGTTTGGAGGGGCGAGTTGGCTTGGGTGGTGTTGAGCTCGGGGGAGTGTTCGCCTTCCTCCTCTTCACAACTGGCTCcttccgggcctgcgcctcaacgggtgtcgTCGGTGGAGTCGGCGATACGTCCGGAGGCGCTTGAGTAGGGCTAGGTGTCGGAGGCCGATTGGACGGGGTGACACAGATGGCTGCGTCAGGCTCGTCCAATTCGTCGTCTTCCAGTGGGACGGTAGCCGAGACAGCCGGGGCCGGAACCTCTTCCATCTGGGTCGTCTTctggtgagcggtgttcggCGGTCTaacagaaggagtcgccgccggcggtttagccaccggttttgactgtaatgagagcgtataaccttccaaatgtccgcctTGCTCTCTTAAGAAGCCCATACACGATCAATTTAATTGACAATAATATTGATACAATATTATTGATGAATATTTATTGGCCACCAACGAcgcaattatttacaaaatattttaagtcaTTTGTCCTCTTGCATTGCTCAAAGTTATTGCCTTTGCTTTTGGTAAgcgaaaacataaaaaaaagaaaaccgtGGTCCAAACAATGGTTAGTGCAGAAAAAACGTTTGGCCATGTTGAACTGCTAAAAGAAGTTAGAACAAACGAGCAGGCGTATTGTCGAAATGTTCTTCGTATGGATGAAATagaaaatcattattaaataatataattagcattttattcataaaatactaatttgtctaattttgcattaaaggtagggtcaactcaaacaagagccttatgtgttggaaagatgcatacccggaccaccaacacatactgacactttagcaaatgaaaaacgcgtaattttagagttaataaaaaacccattattattcctgctaactgggggcagccattttgttttgtttttgtgacgtccggtgggatagcttggggcgaagtgacgtcagctcctgaccatctcctgtatgtacagtgtaaacaaaagcagtaattttcgacacggcgcttctctttgatcaacctgacttgtaaaacagcataaatgacgtaatattataataaactatttaactaaatatatttcaagttgcattaccggaacaaaatggggttatagtatttttctctgataAATagtccaaaggaaaaatgtacaaaattaggcctattgatatgctactttggagcaaaaacgacaacccacaatacccaagtgataattttcttttctttgggactacgcaATTTGTCAATTCTGTGGTTTTTGATGAAAAAGTCTttttaatcaatagttttacagaactattcacagtaataaaccatgtccattacaattttaggggcgacaagtaatattccacaataacggtatgtatttttgtgtctagacagcgacAATTAATTGgttcgtctggttaccaatcaaatacacacctgccaatcaggaatcacaggtagaagcagctaacagcatagaccaattaactaagaaaacaactccgtgtatcatttcagtacgtaggataatgcatgggcaaaacattgttaattgtttcgacttgttgtgtagccactttgacaatggtattttattttgtattgaaaactaatatatatagtgctcgatatacttattgctggcttactgggatgtgtattattacagaacattgcaatgtatgactatttatcatcccgcaaaaaccaggtagattgtgtttctctagctctaaggctcattcctgacgttacgcgttaagtattacgtaaccaccagctcgccagagggcgtactcactgagatggtacaaaatggctgcgcccgttatatataatagccgtcacatttaaccgttttattaattaactatacgattatacgtgttgatattaagcaataatgtgcattatatatcgttgaatatgcataccaggccaaatgccttaattgtcctctcctttaataatgacatcaatAGGTAAATATGAGAAAAtgcttttgaaaacaaaaaatgctagTAAATATAGCaagaaaacataattcaaagttaatatatattttaataaaaataaaagaaacaaagcagacagtggattgataattttattaatgttatatttgtaaagaagaagaaattttctctcttcttttttctgcCTGGACATGTTTATCCTGAGATAACTGGCTTCAGAATGAAATAGTGTGCAATAATTTGACAAAGTTTCATCAACGACACAATAGTATTGAAAAACCTTCAATAAATATCTACCGATGTTTGATTATGTCAATATATTGTGTCAATCAAAAACTTGCTTCAATATCACACACTAATGATCAATAATGTTGTCAGTTTTTATAACTGACAATATTATTGTCAATAAAATTGGTCGTGTATGGGCTGctttacagtcagagtactcgggctatcaggatgggtgacagctcgctagattcatctcctctatattaacataaatagcaaaacgcaatttcatcaatttaatttttatctgtATCATAtagcataggtggggacatttatgatgccaggggctggcatgcataaatgtCAGCTGAAGACTCACAATCAACTGTGGTCATCGGCCATTCTTGCTTTTACCGGAACGCGCCGGAACTGGAGAGCAGTTAGGGGACGTAACTTCGCCTAATTTTTCTCGCtagtttctaatagaggctatagcaatgttttatttaagagaGTAAAAATTGAAACGTGTGCTCCTAAGCTAAATATACAATTTGATAGATATAAAGATGCTGCAAAAGCACAAAGACTATGCACCCAAAAAtagaagatgaattccattttatacaGCAATGTCACCGATATAATGATTTTagaaatagaggatatttcatgggttttgtttttttggtcaaatatgatttatatctcatcgagtgaagtttgcaatcatatctcacgagtcgcgcttgtacaacgagtgtgatatgattgcaaacttcacgagatgagatataaatcatatttgacaaaaaacatgaaatttattatataacttttgacaatttacctttattttttaaaatgaaagaagtaaaatagttccggctttcttacagtgaagataacactttctataGTGACGCTAACACAATTTAGagtgaaataattatattttcactataaaatgtgttatcatcactgggtgactgataacacttttctttcactgatattttaagatatttcattaaatgttatataataaaaacatttattaaatgtattattacagacgacctagtgtttttaagctaatCCAACTGCTAACTACTGTAAATATTAAAGAGCTCAATAACATTGGGAAATATTTAATTCGggataataatttaagaaataactTGATTTAATCTAGTTTTAGATTGCatagttatatttttatggtGTTTTTGTCAGTTTATGCCATATTATGtgaaaatcccccccccccccccacccccccttccacacacacacttccatTATCCAGTACAAATTATATACAGacctatttattatatactcgTATgttgttgggtgcgtcgttaaataaaacattttagtttctttcttctgttttttcatTCCAGACGGTCGCGGTTTTTCATGTGCACGGTTTTTGGCGCAGGTTTGTCGAGGCGCGTGTACAGCGACCGCGTAGAGCATAGAAATAGTGTTATCGATAAAAGCAGAATCAAACTTTGATGCGTCCGTTTCCGCGAGCTACACGCGCCTGTGTACCCCGTACCCGCGCCAAGCCAAgccaaaaaaacacctaaataataataataataaataaccgAAAAAAAACCGAAGAAAAAGacacaccccccccaaaaaaaaaaaaaaaaaaaaaaaaaacgcgcCATTAAACTTAATTATTTTCCAGTGGCGGATAAATAGTTTTGTAATGggaggtgggggtaggggtagtCACAAATGTCTAAGGCAACTGAACCGATTTTCCATAAGGAGTGAAATCCATAGGCGGATTCAGGGACATACGTtgttgaattatttttaataggCCTTAAAGATTTTCAGAGACTCCTTTTCAGGACAATGTAGTGTTTTATATTgtgaataattatttatttaaactgacGGGGGAGGGCACGGACCCATATAACACCCCCTCTCCCCTACCCACCCCTGGATTCGCCAAtgcttttctttctctccccccTACTGTGCTGCGGAGACCATCAAGGTTAATTGTCGCCCGAGACTGGATGTTTTTGTGGTTTTCACGACAGCACTCTGGCTGGGATTGATATCGAATTACGTCTGGCGTTCCTCTAGTGGAGGAGTATCGATTTGGCTTGATGGGGTGACATCATGGGGAAAACATTGAAAGTGACAGTGGAACCCTGATCCCGGGAGGCAAAACTTCAGTGCATCTTTGTTTTCAAAAAGTACATGTCTGTTGGGGTCTCAcgatattgtttatttctttacacGTGATAATGTTTATTTCTTGACACAtgatattgtttatttctttacacATAATATGGTTTATTTCTTTACACGTGataatgtttatttctttacacatgatattgtttatttctttacacgtgataatgtttatttctttacaCATGATATGGTTTATTTCTTTACACATGataatgtttatttctttacacgtgataatgtttatttctttacacatgata comes from Gigantopelta aegis isolate Gae_Host chromosome 13, Gae_host_genome, whole genome shotgun sequence and encodes:
- the LOC121387626 gene encoding swi5-dependent recombination DNA repair protein 1 homolog; its protein translation is MEEVPAPAVSATVPLEDDELDEPDAAICVTPSNRPPTPSPTQAPPDVSPTPPTTPVEAQARKEPVVKRRKANTPPSSTPPKPTRPSKPPQPRTEPEGWWSLQAGRLQQRYQQLVKTNLSDVRHLISRPKEQAYQPLPDGLNEGEFAVHRLKMREGQNAVCVTIRRNGKFNQGLLLQEMDNPTLHRVLKTIAGPHYRPITRSLADSDYRQLLPHLDIQDYIGTP